One part of the Salinivirga cyanobacteriivorans genome encodes these proteins:
- a CDS encoding DoxX family membrane protein: MNLRGNTFDKIDKRITYWMANQGIKLLRISIGLIFFWFGALKFFEGLSPAQGLAVQTIDVITFGLLPEKLILYGLAIWEVLIGIGLLFNIFLRETLLLLYLQMIGTFTPVFLFPNEVFTVFPYGLTFEGQYIIKNLVVVSAGITLGATVRGGRLRADNETD; encoded by the coding sequence ATGAATTTAAGAGGTAATACTTTTGATAAAATAGATAAGAGAATTACATACTGGATGGCTAATCAGGGTATTAAATTGCTCAGAATCAGTATAGGTTTAATCTTTTTTTGGTTTGGCGCCCTGAAGTTTTTTGAGGGGTTAAGCCCGGCACAGGGTCTAGCCGTACAAACCATAGATGTTATTACATTTGGTTTATTGCCAGAGAAATTAATTCTATATGGTCTTGCAATCTGGGAGGTTCTGATTGGTATTGGTTTGCTTTTTAATATTTTCCTACGCGAAACACTCTTATTATTGTACCTGCAAATGATTGGCACTTTTACGCCGGTGTTCTTGTTTCCTAATGAAGTCTTTACTGTTTTTCCTTACGGACTAACATTTGAAGGTCAGTACATTATAAAAAACCTTGTTGTGGTAAGTGCAGGTATCACACTTGGTGCTACAGTGCGTGGCGGAAGGTTACGGGCTGATAATGAAACCGATTGA
- a CDS encoding SDR family oxidoreductase — protein sequence MPERKFNILVTGATGYIGKRLIPVLLDQGHNVYALTRDKNRLNLAEYILKEIRVLEVDLLNPDAGFALPQSIDVAYYLVHSMSGSIGKFYEMEARSAQNFVQLVNSTSAQQIIYLSGLGTEDKLSKHLASRQNVEQILANANAALTVLRAAIIVGSGSASFEIMRDLVEKLPVMVAPRWLKSKIQPIAVRNIIEYLTGVVGRNQTYNRTFDVGGPDVLTYRQMLKRFAKVRNLRRLIISVPVMTPRLSSYWLYFVTATSYKLAVNLVDSLKVDVVCRENSIKELVPIDLISYEKSVELAFERIAQNLVLSSWKDAVNEDFFGAHLDEYIEVPAYGCFKDIKHADVTGNEEDIKRNIWRIGGTIGWYYATWLWGFRGFLDKLVGGVGLRRGRANPDVIKTGEALDFWRVIYAAKDRSRLLLYAEMKLPGEAWLEYRIKQHKGKSILHQTATFRPKGLWGRLYWYAVWPFHLFVFSGMIRNLIRYR from the coding sequence GTGCCCGAACGCAAATTTAATATTCTTGTAACCGGAGCTACCGGTTATATAGGCAAAAGGTTAATTCCTGTTTTGCTCGATCAGGGGCATAATGTTTATGCTTTGACCCGGGATAAAAACAGGTTAAATCTGGCTGAATATATATTAAAAGAGATTAGGGTTTTAGAAGTGGACTTACTGAACCCTGATGCGGGATTTGCTCTGCCACAAAGCATAGATGTTGCTTATTACCTGGTGCACTCAATGAGTGGTAGTATTGGAAAATTTTATGAAATGGAAGCCCGCTCTGCACAAAACTTTGTGCAATTGGTTAATTCCACAAGTGCGCAGCAAATCATCTATTTAAGCGGGCTTGGTACGGAAGATAAGCTTAGTAAGCATTTAGCCTCCAGACAAAATGTTGAGCAGATTCTGGCAAATGCCAATGCTGCTTTGACAGTGCTTCGGGCCGCAATAATTGTGGGGTCGGGGAGCGCGTCTTTTGAAATTATGCGCGATCTTGTAGAGAAACTTCCGGTTATGGTTGCTCCCAGGTGGCTTAAAAGTAAAATTCAACCCATTGCCGTCCGTAATATAATCGAGTATCTAACAGGTGTTGTTGGGCGCAATCAGACATATAATCGTACTTTTGATGTAGGTGGCCCTGATGTGCTCACATACCGGCAAATGCTGAAAAGGTTTGCAAAAGTGCGTAACCTCAGGCGACTTATCATCTCTGTACCTGTTATGACTCCTCGTTTGTCATCATATTGGTTGTATTTCGTAACAGCAACATCATATAAGCTTGCTGTAAATTTGGTCGATAGTCTTAAAGTTGATGTAGTGTGTAGGGAAAATTCAATTAAAGAGTTGGTTCCAATAGATCTGATTTCTTATGAAAAGTCAGTCGAGCTTGCTTTTGAGCGAATTGCTCAAAACTTGGTGCTCTCCAGTTGGAAAGATGCTGTTAATGAAGATTTTTTCGGGGCACATCTCGATGAATATATAGAAGTCCCTGCCTATGGCTGTTTTAAAGATATTAAGCATGCAGATGTAACCGGAAATGAAGAGGACATAAAAAGAAATATTTGGAGGATTGGTGGTACAATTGGCTGGTATTATGCCACCTGGCTTTGGGGCTTTCGTGGTTTTTTAGATAAGTTAGTAGGGGGAGTAGGCCTGCGACGGGGGAGGGCCAACCCGGATGTGATAAAAACAGGTGAGGCCCTTGATTTTTGGAGGGTGATATACGCTGCTAAAGATCGATCGAGACTTTTACTTTATGCTGAAATGAAACTTCCGGGTGAAGCCTGGCTCGAGTATAGAATAAAGCAGCACAAGGGCAAATCAATTTTGCACCAAACAGCTACTTTTAGGCCTAAGGGCTTGTGGGGTAGATTGTACTGGTATGCTGTTTGGCCTTTCCATCTTTTTGTTTTTTCTGGCATGATCAGAAATTTAATACGCTATCGTTAA
- a CDS encoding SDR family NAD(P)-dependent oxidoreductase produces the protein MERNIVIAGASSTIAKSIIQKLAHQDVNMYCLSRTDDILNKNKIHFAQTDVLKDELPTAFLPEEIHGTVYMPGTINLKPFKRFRSSDFESDWAVNVGGATRFFQWVLPKMVNNSAALMFSSVAVQTGMPFHASVAMAKGAVEGLTRALAAEYAPRIRFNALALSLTNTQMAERFINSDDKLERSKARHPLNQIGDPEDIAELAAFLLSERSRFITGQVIPVDGGLSNLKI, from the coding sequence ATGGAACGAAATATTGTAATAGCAGGAGCCAGTTCTACCATAGCAAAATCTATAATTCAGAAACTTGCTCATCAGGATGTCAATATGTATTGTTTATCCAGAACTGATGATATCTTAAACAAAAATAAAATTCATTTTGCCCAAACTGATGTATTGAAAGATGAACTTCCAACAGCTTTTTTACCGGAAGAAATACATGGTACGGTTTATATGCCAGGTACGATAAATTTAAAACCTTTTAAACGGTTCAGGAGCAGCGATTTTGAATCAGACTGGGCCGTGAATGTTGGTGGAGCTACACGGTTTTTTCAATGGGTGTTGCCCAAAATGGTAAACAACTCCGCTGCATTGATGTTTTCCAGTGTAGCTGTTCAAACAGGCATGCCTTTTCATGCATCTGTTGCAATGGCAAAAGGAGCAGTTGAAGGCTTAACCAGGGCACTGGCAGCAGAATATGCACCCCGGATAAGGTTTAATGCCCTTGCATTATCCTTGACAAATACCCAAATGGCTGAGCGATTTATAAATTCTGACGATAAGCTGGAACGTAGTAAAGCGCGTCATCCCCTCAACCAAATTGGTGACCCTGAAGATATAGCTGAATTAGCTGCATTTTTATTAAGTGAGCGTTCACGTTTCATCACCGGCCAGGTTATCCCGGTTGATGGCGGATTGTCGAATTTAAAAATTTAA